A part of Leifsonia xyli subsp. xyli str. CTCB07 genomic DNA contains:
- a CDS encoding SGNH/GDSL hydrolase family protein, with protein MTHGAGGALALVGDSLTQGGDWAVLLPGEDVRNFGVAGDTTDDLLARLDTVIESRPDTLALLIGTNDLAWRRSAEHVVRNAETILVMLRKELPEARILMQSVLPRGREFAEQIRDANRHLWQFAPTVHAGWLDLWPVLALADGELNPAFTEDRLHLNDEGYRAWAGELIPGLERVRQLPPSSRAIALPDLGGPA; from the coding sequence ATGACGCACGGGGCAGGCGGAGCGCTCGCGCTGGTGGGCGACAGCCTCACGCAGGGCGGGGACTGGGCGGTTTTGCTCCCCGGCGAGGACGTGCGGAACTTCGGCGTTGCGGGCGACACCACCGACGATCTCCTCGCCCGCCTCGACACCGTCATCGAGTCCCGCCCGGACACGCTCGCCCTGCTGATCGGCACGAACGACCTCGCCTGGCGGCGTTCGGCCGAGCATGTCGTGCGGAACGCCGAGACCATCCTGGTCATGCTCCGGAAAGAGCTGCCGGAGGCGCGCATCCTGATGCAGTCGGTGCTGCCGCGCGGCCGTGAGTTCGCTGAGCAGATCCGCGACGCCAACCGGCATCTGTGGCAGTTCGCGCCGACCGTCCACGCCGGCTGGCTGGATCTCTGGCCGGTGCTGGCTTTGGCGGACGGCGAGCTCAACCCGGCGTTCACTGAGGACCGGCTGCATCTGAACGACGAGGGCTATCGCGCGTGGGCTGGTGAGCTCATCCCGGGTCTGGAGCGCGTGCGCCAGCTGCCGCCTTCCTCCCGGGCGATCGCTCTCCCCGACCTCGGCGGCCCCGCCTAA
- a CDS encoding O-acetyl-ADP-ribose deacetylase, which produces MTDPIELVRGDLTEQSADAIVNAANASLLGGGGVDGAIHRRGGPAFLAACRELRATVLPDVLATGRAVATTAGDLDAHWVIHTVGPVWTASEDRAPLLQNAYRSSLRVARELGAATVAFPAISAGAYGWPMDDAARLAVSTVRAVLSSGVGSVERVRFVLVRDAAFAAFRAAAGG; this is translated from the coding sequence ATGACGGACCCGATCGAACTCGTCCGCGGCGACCTCACCGAACAGAGCGCAGACGCCATCGTCAACGCCGCCAACGCCTCGCTGCTCGGCGGGGGCGGCGTCGACGGGGCCATCCATCGGCGCGGGGGGCCCGCATTCCTGGCCGCCTGCCGCGAATTGCGTGCGACGGTTCTGCCGGACGTGCTGGCGACCGGCAGGGCCGTCGCGACCACCGCAGGAGACCTCGACGCACACTGGGTGATCCACACGGTCGGGCCAGTGTGGACAGCGAGCGAGGACAGGGCCCCGCTGCTGCAGAACGCGTACCGCTCATCGCTGAGGGTCGCCCGCGAACTCGGCGCAGCGACGGTGGCCTTTCCCGCGATCTCGGCGGGCGCTTACGGGTGGCCGATGGACGATGCCGCACGCCTCGCCGTGAGCACGGTGCGTGCCGTGCTGTCATCCGGAGTCGGATCGGTGGAACGGGTTCGGTTCGTGCTCGTCAGGGACGCCGCCTTCGCCGCCTTCCGTGCGGCGGCCGGCGGGTAA
- a CDS encoding metal-sensitive transcriptional regulator: MIADIKKRALHRTRILSGQLRGLEKMIENEDYCIDIITQSLAIQNSLGSLNKLLVENHLKTHVSEMFEEGGEQRDKAILELLKIYELSNNRG; this comes from the coding sequence GTGATCGCAGACATCAAGAAGCGGGCCCTCCACCGCACGCGCATCCTCTCAGGCCAGCTCCGCGGACTGGAGAAGATGATCGAGAACGAGGACTACTGCATCGACATCATCACCCAATCGCTCGCGATCCAGAATTCCCTCGGCTCCCTCAACAAACTGCTCGTGGAAAACCACCTGAAGACCCATGTCTCCGAGATGTTCGAGGAGGGCGGGGAACAGCGCGACAAGGCGATCCTGGAACTGCTGAAAATCTACGAGCTCTCGAACAACCGGGGCTGA
- a CDS encoding heavy-metal-associated domain-containing protein produces MKTTYDILGMTCAHCARAVSDELSALGGVTGVDVDVAEGRATVTSSVALDPVAVAVAVGEAGYTLGRPDRLRLP; encoded by the coding sequence ATGAAGACCACCTATGACATCCTCGGCATGACCTGCGCCCACTGTGCGCGGGCCGTCAGCGACGAGCTCAGCGCCCTTGGCGGTGTCACCGGCGTGGACGTGGACGTCGCGGAGGGCAGAGCGACCGTCACGAGCTCCGTCGCCCTCGACCCGGTCGCCGTCGCCGTCGCCGTGGGAGAAGCCGGATACACGCTCGGCCGCCCGGACCGTCTTCGGCTACCGTGA
- a CDS encoding heavy metal translocating P-type ATPase — MTEPALTRIDLAIEGMTCASCVARVERRLGRLDGVEAVVSLATERASVLAPAGVEAEALVAEVKRAGYGARVLTGSRDITREQRPDAQRLRLRLLAAAALSVPIALLAMVPAFRFPGWELVSLVLAAPVVLWAGWPFHRSAAVNLRHGATTMDTLVSLGTLVAFAWSVAVLALGAGGHIYVEVAAVVTTFLLLGRFAEERSRRRAGAALRDLIAAGAREVSRVDDAGRERRIPVDLLGAGERFAVRPGERIAADGIVLEGAAAIDASAVTGESVPVEVAVGDEVTAGTIAAGGSFIVRATRVGPDTRVARLVAGVEAAQLAKTRAQRLADRVSSVFVPVVLGLAVLTFLTWVVVAGDPAVALSPAVAVLIVACPCALGLATPTALLVGTARAAQRGIQLSGPDALERAGRIDTVVFDKTGTLTTGRMTLLETVAGTGWAADEALRLAAAAERGSEHPLGRAIAAEVPAVGPVTGFRALPGVGVTACVAGREVSVGKPGEPLPADLAAAASRIRSAGGTAIAVSVDGVPAAVLGVGDPLRPYAAEAVARVRVAGAEPIVLSGDHPATVAAVTARLGIARTLGGVSPEGKADAVASLRAEGRRVAMVGDGVNDAAALAGSDLGIALGSGTDAAMAAADITLLRPEPVIVGDVLSLSRRMAAVIRGNLFWAFAYNVAALLVAAFGLLAPMVAAAAMGFSSVFVVLNSLRLRRF; from the coding sequence GTGACGGAACCGGCGCTCACCCGCATCGACCTCGCGATCGAGGGGATGACCTGCGCGAGCTGTGTGGCCCGCGTCGAGCGACGGCTCGGACGGCTCGACGGGGTGGAGGCGGTCGTGAGTCTGGCGACCGAGCGCGCGAGCGTCCTGGCGCCGGCCGGGGTGGAGGCCGAAGCGCTCGTCGCGGAGGTGAAGAGAGCGGGCTATGGAGCGCGGGTCCTCACCGGCTCCCGCGACATCACCCGGGAGCAGAGGCCGGACGCCCAGCGGTTGCGTTTGCGGCTCCTGGCCGCCGCAGCCCTCAGCGTCCCGATCGCGCTGCTCGCGATGGTCCCCGCCTTCCGCTTCCCGGGCTGGGAGCTTGTGTCTCTGGTGCTGGCGGCCCCGGTCGTGCTTTGGGCCGGCTGGCCGTTCCACCGCTCGGCTGCGGTGAATCTGAGGCACGGCGCGACGACGATGGACACGCTGGTGTCGCTCGGGACGCTCGTCGCCTTCGCGTGGTCGGTCGCTGTGCTCGCGCTCGGCGCAGGCGGCCACATCTACGTCGAGGTCGCGGCCGTGGTGACGACATTCCTTCTGCTCGGCCGGTTTGCCGAGGAGCGGTCGCGGCGCCGGGCGGGCGCCGCCCTGCGCGATCTGATCGCGGCGGGCGCGCGCGAGGTGTCCCGGGTGGACGACGCGGGCCGCGAGCGCCGCATTCCCGTCGATCTCCTCGGCGCTGGCGAGCGGTTCGCCGTCCGTCCGGGGGAGCGGATCGCCGCCGACGGGATCGTGCTGGAGGGCGCTGCGGCGATCGACGCGAGCGCTGTGACGGGGGAGTCCGTGCCCGTCGAGGTCGCCGTGGGAGACGAAGTGACCGCGGGGACGATCGCGGCGGGCGGCTCCTTCATTGTGCGGGCCACCCGCGTCGGGCCGGACACCCGCGTCGCCCGTCTCGTCGCGGGGGTGGAGGCGGCGCAGCTCGCGAAGACCCGGGCACAGCGCCTTGCGGACCGGGTCTCGTCGGTGTTCGTCCCGGTCGTGCTCGGGCTCGCTGTGCTGACCTTCCTCACGTGGGTCGTCGTCGCGGGCGACCCGGCGGTGGCGCTGTCGCCCGCGGTCGCCGTCCTCATCGTCGCCTGTCCTTGCGCGCTGGGGCTTGCGACGCCGACCGCGCTGCTGGTCGGGACCGCCCGCGCTGCGCAGCGCGGCATCCAGCTCTCCGGCCCCGACGCCCTCGAACGCGCGGGCCGGATCGACACGGTGGTGTTCGACAAGACCGGCACGCTGACGACCGGCCGGATGACGCTTCTGGAGACTGTGGCTGGCACCGGATGGGCGGCGGACGAGGCGCTGCGGCTCGCCGCTGCCGCCGAGCGGGGGTCGGAGCACCCGCTCGGGCGCGCCATCGCGGCCGAGGTCCCGGCGGTGGGCCCGGTGACCGGCTTCCGTGCGCTGCCCGGTGTCGGAGTGACCGCGTGCGTGGCGGGCCGGGAGGTCTCGGTCGGGAAACCCGGCGAACCCCTCCCGGCCGACCTGGCGGCCGCCGCTTCGCGCATCAGAAGCGCCGGCGGAACCGCCATCGCTGTGAGCGTCGACGGTGTCCCGGCGGCTGTGCTCGGAGTCGGCGACCCGCTACGCCCGTACGCGGCTGAGGCTGTCGCCCGCGTCCGCGTAGCCGGCGCGGAGCCGATCGTTCTCAGCGGCGACCACCCCGCGACGGTCGCCGCTGTGACCGCGCGGCTCGGCATCGCACGCACGCTCGGGGGAGTGAGCCCGGAGGGGAAGGCTGATGCGGTCGCGAGCCTGCGCGCGGAGGGGCGTCGTGTCGCGATGGTCGGCGACGGCGTCAACGATGCGGCGGCGCTCGCCGGATCGGATCTGGGCATCGCGCTCGGCTCCGGCACGGATGCGGCGATGGCCGCCGCCGACATCACTCTGCTGCGTCCCGAGCCGGTGATCGTGGGCGATGTCCTGAGCCTGTCGCGCCGGATGGCGGCCGTCATTCGGGGGAATCTGTTCTGGGCGTTCGCGTACAACGTCGCGGCCCTCCTGGTCGCGGCCTTCGGCCTGCTCGCCCCCATGGTCGCGGCCGCGGCCATGGGGTTCTCCAGCGTCTTCGTCGTGCTCAACAGCCTCCGCCTCCGCCGCTTCTGA
- a CDS encoding recombinase family protein — MYVRISDDPEGLERGVDRQEEDFRAVAAAEGLEVVAVFRENDTSAFKQRTIVLPSGEKVRRVIRPKFRAMLQLMANDGGDVLIAYDLDRAVRDPRDLEDLIDVRTLHGFRVRSVTGSLRLDADADVAMARVMVAMAHKSSADTARRVARAAKARAEAGGWNGGLPPFGYAPTGGLSE, encoded by the coding sequence GTGTATGTGCGGATCAGTGATGACCCGGAGGGTCTGGAGCGGGGTGTGGACCGGCAGGAGGAGGACTTCCGGGCGGTGGCCGCCGCGGAGGGCCTGGAGGTGGTGGCGGTGTTCCGTGAGAACGACACGTCCGCGTTCAAGCAGCGCACCATCGTGTTGCCCTCGGGTGAGAAGGTCCGGCGGGTGATCCGCCCGAAGTTTAGGGCGATGCTCCAGTTGATGGCCAACGACGGCGGGGACGTGCTGATCGCCTACGACCTCGACCGTGCGGTGCGTGACCCGCGGGATTTGGAGGACTTGATCGACGTGCGCACCCTGCACGGGTTTCGGGTACGGTCGGTGACCGGGAGTCTCCGGCTGGACGCGGATGCGGATGTCGCGATGGCACGGGTGATGGTCGCGATGGCGCACAAGTCCAGCGCCGACACGGCCCGCCGTGTCGCCCGGGCGGCGAAAGCCCGCGCGGAAGCGGGTGGGTGGAATGGTGGTCTGCCGCCGTTCGGGTACGCCCCTACCGGGGGACTTTCTGAGTAA
- a CDS encoding glutaredoxin family protein — MTDRFDKVTVFGADWCRDCIRSKALLDRVGADYEYIDLVARPEEADRAQAISGRTSIPVIVFPDGRHLVEPTDPELLAALKG, encoded by the coding sequence ATGACCGACCGCTTCGACAAAGTCACCGTGTTCGGCGCCGACTGGTGCCGGGACTGCATCCGCTCCAAGGCCCTGCTCGACCGCGTCGGGGCCGACTACGAGTACATCGACCTGGTAGCGCGCCCAGAGGAGGCCGATCGTGCACAGGCGATCAGTGGCCGCACCAGCATTCCCGTGATCGTGTTCCCCGACGGCCGCCATCTGGTCGAGCCGACCGACCCGGAGCTGCTGGCCGCACTCAAGGGCTGA
- a CDS encoding colicin D domain-containing protein, translating into MEQATATEYRSAINQHLNEAGVAEIRGTYRGDIPTTHYFEESTGLNLMLGQRGQYMSGWLLSETQSMNLLRIGNVQ; encoded by the coding sequence TTGGAACAAGCAACCGCGACTGAATATCGATCAGCAATTAATCAGCATCTTAACGAAGCTGGTGTGGCTGAAATTCGAGGCACTTATCGCGGTGATATTCCCACGACGCACTATTTCGAAGAATCAACCGGCTTGAATCTGATGTTGGGACAGCGTGGACAATACATGAGTGGATGGCTGTTGTCCGAGACTCAATCTATGAATCTATTGCGAATTGGAAACGTGCAATGA
- a CDS encoding DEAD/DEAH box helicase, which translates to MSRSGQHTSGQRTASRPQQRRNKHPNNDGLIPILARKVREVEAKAADGKKLGPTNRTKFQVIAFLMREERARVKSDAELIDAQRAEQLKRLDGIATILAKTAARDTSLLSLLESEAPPTATAQKMRRDWLLESGTELSPDELIITVERPVRPETVLPPELAQKQVVPQSVKARQLSNPFLAPDFSRAAATPAPRRRLDSWELLGPLFKSFEYGSGGQAASMELPPAPRTDRYSPHGLELMHYQSRFIESVRQGHRTFLLADEPGLGKTAQSVLAASVAGAYPLLAVVPNVVKMNWAREVERWTPHRRATVIHGDGERLDAFADVVIVNYEVLDRHLSWLSTLGFKGMVVDEAHFIKNLHSQRSRLVLGLAEAIREKTPDPLLIALTGTPLINDIDDFKAIWQFLGWIDGDRPAAELMESLEETGMTPADLGFYAAARASVIDLGIVRRRKIDVAADLPSRCVVDLPVELDGDLGRSLLQAEKELADRLVARFHRAAAAGRPDSFDGDDAAHRKHLIRLVAQSELEESKSAKTGDNVFTMVRKIGQAKAGLSSDYTAQLARSVGKVVFFAKHIDVMDAAEAAFAARDLTTVSIRGDQRAAVRQKEIDAFNTDPGVSVAVCSLTAAGVGLNLQAASNVVLAELSWTAAEQTQAIDRVHRIGQEEPVTAWRIIAAQTIDSKIAELIDAKQGLAARALDGSDVEMGSTDSVQLEALIHLLEEALG; encoded by the coding sequence ATGTCTCGATCGGGTCAGCACACGTCTGGACAGCGCACCGCGTCGCGGCCGCAGCAGCGGCGGAACAAGCACCCCAACAACGATGGCCTCATCCCGATCCTCGCCCGTAAGGTGCGCGAAGTCGAGGCGAAGGCCGCAGACGGCAAGAAACTCGGGCCGACCAATCGAACCAAGTTTCAGGTGATCGCCTTCCTGATGCGCGAAGAGCGCGCCCGGGTGAAGTCCGACGCCGAGCTGATCGACGCCCAGCGCGCCGAACAGCTCAAACGCCTCGATGGCATCGCGACGATCCTGGCCAAGACCGCCGCGCGCGACACTTCTCTCCTCTCGCTGCTCGAGAGTGAAGCCCCGCCGACTGCCACCGCGCAGAAGATGCGCCGAGACTGGCTGCTGGAGTCGGGGACGGAGCTCAGCCCGGACGAGCTGATCATCACGGTGGAGCGCCCTGTCCGGCCGGAGACCGTTCTCCCGCCGGAGCTCGCCCAGAAGCAGGTCGTGCCGCAGAGCGTGAAAGCGCGCCAGCTGTCGAACCCGTTCCTCGCCCCCGATTTCTCGCGCGCCGCCGCCACTCCCGCGCCCCGGCGGCGGCTCGACTCGTGGGAGCTGCTTGGGCCGCTCTTCAAATCGTTCGAATACGGCTCCGGTGGCCAGGCGGCCAGCATGGAGCTGCCGCCCGCCCCGAGGACCGACCGCTACTCGCCGCACGGCCTGGAACTCATGCACTACCAGTCGCGGTTCATCGAGAGCGTGCGCCAGGGACACCGCACCTTTCTCCTCGCGGACGAGCCCGGCCTCGGCAAGACTGCGCAGTCGGTGCTCGCCGCCTCCGTCGCGGGAGCCTATCCGCTGCTCGCCGTCGTCCCGAACGTCGTCAAGATGAACTGGGCACGTGAGGTCGAGCGCTGGACGCCGCACCGCCGCGCCACGGTCATCCACGGCGACGGCGAGCGCCTGGACGCCTTCGCCGATGTCGTGATCGTCAACTACGAAGTGCTCGACCGGCACCTCTCCTGGCTGAGCACCCTCGGGTTCAAGGGGATGGTCGTGGACGAGGCTCACTTCATCAAGAACCTGCACTCGCAGCGCTCCCGTCTGGTGCTCGGTCTCGCCGAGGCCATCCGCGAGAAGACTCCGGACCCGCTGCTCATCGCCCTCACCGGCACCCCGCTGATCAACGACATCGACGACTTCAAAGCCATCTGGCAGTTCCTCGGCTGGATCGACGGCGACCGGCCGGCCGCGGAACTCATGGAGAGCCTGGAGGAGACGGGGATGACACCGGCGGATCTCGGCTTCTACGCGGCCGCCCGTGCGTCTGTCATCGACCTCGGCATCGTCCGCCGCCGCAAGATCGACGTCGCTGCCGACCTGCCGAGCCGCTGTGTGGTCGACCTCCCCGTCGAGCTGGACGGCGACCTCGGACGCTCCCTCCTGCAGGCGGAGAAGGAGCTCGCCGACCGCCTGGTCGCGCGTTTCCACCGGGCGGCGGCTGCGGGGCGCCCGGACTCGTTCGACGGCGACGACGCAGCGCACCGCAAACACCTCATCCGGCTGGTCGCCCAGTCGGAGCTTGAGGAGTCGAAGTCGGCCAAGACCGGCGACAACGTCTTCACGATGGTGCGGAAGATCGGCCAGGCCAAGGCCGGTCTCTCCTCCGACTACACCGCCCAGCTCGCCCGCTCGGTCGGCAAGGTCGTGTTCTTCGCTAAGCACATCGACGTGATGGATGCAGCGGAGGCGGCGTTCGCCGCGCGCGACCTCACGACGGTCTCCATTCGCGGCGACCAGAGAGCCGCTGTCCGCCAGAAGGAGATCGACGCTTTCAACACCGATCCCGGGGTGTCGGTCGCCGTGTGCTCGCTGACCGCCGCCGGTGTCGGCCTCAACCTGCAGGCCGCCTCGAACGTCGTGCTCGCAGAGCTCTCGTGGACCGCTGCCGAGCAGACCCAGGCGATCGACCGTGTCCACCGCATCGGCCAGGAGGAGCCGGTCACCGCCTGGCGCATCATCGCCGCTCAGACCATCGACTCCAAGATCGCCGAGCTGATCGACGCCAAGCAGGGCCTGGCCGCCCGCGCCCTCGACGGCAGCGACGTCGAGATGGGCTCCACCGACTCCGTGCAGCTGGAGGCCCTCATCCACCTCCTGGAAGAAGCGCTCGGATAG
- a CDS encoding response regulator: MTAAIRLVLADDHPVVRAGLRALFATEPDIEVLAEAGTPDEAVSLGERLTPDVVLMDLQFGAGANGDGTIATRRLRGLPQPPRVLVLTNYDTDADILGAVEAGASGYLLKDAPPAELIAAVRAAATGESALAPAVSARLGSRREKHSSRLSGREIEVLGLVAGGQTNAGIGRELFLSEATVKSHLVHIFAKLGVSSRTAAVARARALGLIRV, translated from the coding sequence GTGACGGCGGCCATCCGGCTCGTGCTGGCGGACGACCACCCCGTCGTGCGCGCCGGCCTCCGCGCGCTCTTCGCGACCGAGCCGGATATCGAGGTGCTCGCCGAGGCCGGCACCCCCGACGAGGCTGTCTCGCTCGGTGAGCGGCTGACGCCGGATGTCGTGCTGATGGACCTCCAGTTCGGGGCCGGCGCGAACGGCGACGGCACGATCGCCACCCGGCGTCTGCGCGGGCTGCCACAGCCGCCGCGCGTCCTGGTGCTCACGAACTACGACACCGACGCGGACATCCTCGGCGCCGTCGAGGCTGGCGCGAGCGGCTACCTCCTGAAAGACGCGCCGCCCGCCGAGCTGATCGCCGCGGTCCGCGCGGCCGCGACCGGAGAGAGCGCCCTCGCCCCCGCGGTCTCGGCGCGGCTGGGGTCGCGGCGCGAGAAGCACAGCAGCCGCCTGAGCGGCCGCGAGATCGAGGTGCTCGGGCTGGTGGCCGGCGGGCAGACGAACGCCGGGATCGGGCGAGAGCTGTTCCTCAGCGAGGCGACGGTGAAATCCCACCTCGTCCACATCTTCGCCAAACTGGGCGTCTCGTCGCGGACCGCCGCTGTCGCCCGAGCCCGCGCACTCGGCCTCATCCGCGTCTGA
- a CDS encoding sensor histidine kinase: MNHSALTPVFTALRIGLHALVVGLSASVLVRACVETASGDARQAGAVIAVALLFVFTYAAGGPLRARMRGGLRWLWLGALTAEWMLLAALTQDATLLVFPLFFLFLHLLPSPWSVVAVGASTVAAILLFAAHSGWTAGGVLGPAIGAGVAVAIGLGYRALFQEAQEREQLIRDLVATREQLAASERSAGTLAERSRLARELHDTVAQGLSSIQLLLHAAERFTTEPAALDAVRLARETAAADLAETRRFIHALTPPALEDKTLPGALRRLAGQTERTSGLRVTVSVSGEPSPLPMPVETALLRSAQGSLANVVQHAEATAARLTLTYDDDAVTLDIVDDGRGFDTATAGGGERHPGSFGLRAMRERAAGLGGEVAIESATGRGTAVAVTVPTGSAR, from the coding sequence GTGAACCACTCCGCCCTCACACCGGTGTTCACCGCGCTGCGCATCGGCCTGCACGCGCTCGTGGTGGGACTCTCCGCCTCCGTTCTCGTGCGCGCCTGCGTCGAAACGGCCAGCGGCGACGCGCGGCAGGCGGGTGCGGTGATCGCTGTGGCGCTGCTGTTCGTGTTCACCTACGCGGCGGGCGGGCCGCTGAGAGCCCGGATGCGCGGCGGTCTGCGCTGGCTGTGGCTGGGCGCTCTGACGGCCGAGTGGATGCTGCTGGCCGCGCTCACGCAAGACGCCACCTTGCTCGTCTTCCCTCTTTTCTTCCTGTTCCTCCACCTGCTGCCCTCGCCGTGGAGCGTCGTCGCCGTCGGCGCCAGCACGGTCGCTGCCATCCTCCTGTTCGCCGCGCACTCGGGGTGGACGGCGGGCGGGGTCCTGGGCCCGGCCATCGGCGCGGGCGTCGCCGTCGCGATCGGGCTCGGCTACCGGGCGCTGTTCCAGGAAGCGCAGGAGCGCGAGCAGCTCATACGCGACCTCGTGGCGACCCGGGAGCAGCTGGCCGCGAGCGAACGCTCGGCGGGAACGCTCGCCGAACGCTCCCGGCTCGCGCGGGAATTGCACGACACCGTCGCCCAAGGGCTCTCGAGCATCCAGCTCCTGTTGCACGCCGCGGAACGCTTCACCACGGAACCGGCCGCCCTCGACGCGGTGCGCCTCGCCCGGGAGACCGCCGCAGCCGACCTCGCCGAGACACGCCGCTTCATCCACGCGCTCACCCCGCCCGCGCTGGAAGACAAAACCCTGCCGGGCGCGCTGCGGCGACTCGCCGGGCAGACGGAGCGGACGAGCGGCCTGCGGGTGACGGTGAGCGTGAGCGGGGAACCGTCGCCGCTGCCGATGCCGGTCGAGACCGCACTGCTGCGAAGCGCGCAGGGATCGCTCGCGAACGTCGTGCAGCACGCGGAAGCCACGGCGGCCCGCCTCACGCTGACTTATGACGACGACGCGGTGACGCTCGACATCGTGGACGATGGCCGCGGTTTCGACACGGCGACCGCAGGCGGCGGGGAGCGGCATCCCGGCTCGTTCGGCCTCCGCGCCATGCGCGAGCGCGCGGCCGGGCTCGGCGGCGAGGTCGCGATCGAGTCGGCGACGGGCCGGGGGACGGCTGTCGCGGTGACCGTACCGACCGGGAGCGCGCGGTGA
- a CDS encoding CYTH domain-containing protein, whose translation MAPHRSQVEIERTYDVSSALTPPDLVGVGAVAVALDPATGELVATYYDTPELTLARARISVRARRGGDDEGWHVKLPPEGEGRRELHWPLGEGRIPPGELLVAVAGRLGGPVPPIAPVACVTNTRVTTVLRDAAGRDLAELCDEHVRSENLRTGGTDAWREWEVELLSGAPGTRSGRTELLDGIEERLLAAGARPSARSSKLQRALGL comes from the coding sequence ATGGCCCCGCACCGCTCCCAAGTCGAGATCGAACGCACATACGATGTCAGCTCCGCGCTCACCCCGCCGGACCTCGTCGGCGTCGGCGCGGTCGCCGTCGCGCTCGATCCGGCGACGGGCGAACTGGTCGCCACGTACTACGACACGCCGGAGCTCACGCTCGCCCGGGCCCGGATCAGTGTGCGCGCCCGGCGCGGCGGCGACGATGAGGGCTGGCACGTCAAACTCCCGCCGGAGGGGGAGGGCCGCCGTGAGCTGCACTGGCCCCTCGGCGAGGGCCGCATTCCGCCGGGGGAGCTGCTGGTTGCGGTGGCCGGGCGCCTCGGCGGCCCCGTTCCGCCGATCGCTCCGGTTGCCTGCGTGACGAACACGCGCGTGACGACCGTGCTGCGGGACGCCGCGGGCCGCGACCTCGCGGAACTCTGCGACGAACACGTCCGCAGTGAGAATCTCCGCACAGGCGGCACGGACGCTTGGCGGGAGTGGGAGGTCGAACTGCTGAGCGGCGCGCCCGGCACCCGCTCCGGCCGGACCGAACTCCTCGACGGTATCGAGGAGCGGCTGCTGGCGGCGGGCGCGCGTCCGTCCGCCCGTTCCTCCAAACTTCAGCGGGCGCTCGGCCTCTGA
- a CDS encoding 6-phosphofructokinase, with the protein MKIGILTSGGDCPGLNAVIRGAVLKGDRVLDAEFAGFRYGWRGVVEGDIMPLDRHSVRGLSRQGGTILGSSRTNPFEGEKGGPENIQRMMDENGIDAIIAIGGEGTLTAARRLTDAGLRIVGVPKTIDNDLAATDYSFGFDTAVEIATEAIDRLRTTAESHQRCMVLEVMGRHVGWIALHSGMAGGAHAILIPELPQSVDRICEWVESVRDRGRAPVIVVSEGFHLDTMEEAHSHKGLDAFNRPRLGGIGEMLAPLIQERTGIESRATVLGHMQRGGVPSAYDRVLATRLGMAAVDAAYEGRWGSMVALRGTDVVNVSIADATGGLKTVPQARYDEAALLFG; encoded by the coding sequence ATGAAGATCGGCATCCTGACCAGCGGCGGCGACTGCCCGGGGCTGAACGCGGTCATCCGCGGCGCTGTCCTCAAGGGCGACCGGGTCCTCGACGCGGAGTTCGCCGGTTTCCGCTACGGCTGGCGCGGCGTGGTCGAGGGCGACATCATGCCCCTCGACCGCCACTCGGTGCGCGGCCTCTCCCGGCAGGGTGGCACGATCCTCGGGTCGAGCCGCACCAACCCGTTCGAGGGGGAGAAGGGCGGTCCCGAGAACATCCAGCGGATGATGGATGAGAACGGCATCGACGCGATCATCGCGATCGGCGGCGAGGGCACACTCACGGCGGCTCGCCGGCTCACCGACGCTGGTCTGCGCATCGTCGGCGTCCCGAAGACCATCGACAACGATCTCGCCGCCACCGACTACTCGTTCGGCTTCGACACGGCGGTGGAGATCGCGACCGAGGCGATCGACCGGCTGCGCACGACGGCGGAGTCGCACCAGCGCTGCATGGTCCTGGAGGTCATGGGCCGCCACGTCGGCTGGATCGCCCTCCATTCGGGCATGGCCGGTGGCGCACACGCCATCCTCATCCCCGAGCTGCCGCAGTCCGTCGACCGGATCTGTGAGTGGGTCGAGTCGGTCCGGGACCGCGGCCGTGCGCCCGTCATCGTGGTCTCCGAGGGCTTCCACCTCGACACGATGGAGGAGGCGCACTCGCACAAGGGCCTGGACGCCTTCAACCGGCCGCGGCTCGGCGGCATCGGCGAGATGCTCGCCCCCCTCATCCAGGAGCGCACCGGGATCGAGTCGCGCGCGACCGTTCTCGGCCACATGCAGCGCGGCGGTGTCCCGAGCGCGTACGATCGCGTGCTCGCCACCCGCCTCGGCATGGCGGCGGTGGATGCGGCCTACGAGGGCCGCTGGGGCTCGATGGTGGCGTTGCGCGGCACCGATGTCGTGAACGTCTCGATCGCGGACGCGACCGGCGGGCTGAAAACGGTCCCGCAGGCGCGTTATGACGAAGCGGCCCTCCTTTTCGGCTGA